One Gordonia pseudamarae genomic window, AGTTCCCGGACGAAGTCGAAGTGGCTGAGTCCGGGGGGAATCGCCGCGATGACATCGTTCTTGGCATCGCGCAGGTCGTCGTTGAGGACCACCTGTTCCTTGGAGGCGAAGTAGCGGAAGAACGTGGTGTGTGAGACCTCCGCCTCCCGGGCGATCTGCTCCACCGTGGTGCGGACATAGGCCTGTTCCTGGAACAACCGCATCGCCGCTTCGCGGATCGCGTTGCGGGTGCGGATCTTGTGCTTCTCGCGCAATCCGACGGTCCTCCGGTCCTCGCCGGCGAGGACCGGAGTGGCCGTCGTGTCGTTGTCGGCACGACGGCCACCCTCGGATTCGCGTCGTGGTGACGCTGCCATCGGACTATGCGGGAGCTCCGGCCTTCGCCGGCGACGTCTCGTCACCGGGGAGGTTCTCCAGCCCGTTGTTGCGCACCGCGCCGCCCTCGATGTCGAAGTCGACGACCAGCTTGTCCAGCCACTTGGGCAGGCCCCACGCCCGGTCTCCGAGCAGCGCGATCACCGCGGGCACCACGATCATACGGATGATGATGGCGTCGAAGAAGACCGCGATGGCCATCGCGAAGCCGAGCATCTTGGAGGTGGTGTCGGGGGCCAGCATGAACGCGGCGAACACGCTGATCATGATGAGCGCGGCCGAGGACACCACGCGGGCACCGTGCCGGTAGCCGGCGATGATCGCCTCCTTGGCGGTCATACCGTGGATGTATTCCTCACGGACCCTGGTCAGCATGAACACCTGGTAGTCCATGGCCAGACCGAACACCACACCGATGAGGAAGATCGGCAGGAACGACAACAGCGGCATCGTGTCGTCGATCAGGCCGAACCAGCCCTCCTGGAAGACCGCCACGGTCGCACCGAAGGCGGCGACCACCGAGAAGATGAATCCGATGGTGCCGATCAGCGGAACCCACAGCGAGCGGAACACGCCGACCATGATCAGGAAGGCCAGGCCGACCACGACGATCAGGTACGGGATCAGCGCCTTGTCGAGCTTGTCGGACATGTCCGACAGGATCGCGGTCAGACCGCCGACGTGCATGGTGCCGCCCGCCGCCGAGACCTCGTTCTTGTAGTCGCGGATCTGTTCCATCAGTTCGTGTGTTTCCTGATCGGACGGACCGCTGTTGGGGATGATCGAGATCAGTGCGGTGTCGGCGCCCGCGTTCGGGTTCTTCGGATCGGTGCCGTTGCCCACCCAGCTGAGGGTTCTGGCGTTGGCCACGTCGTCGAGCGTCTTGATGTGTGCGACAGCCTTGTCCGCGGCGGCGGAGACGTCACCGTCGGCGTTGCGGACGGTCACCAGCAGGGGGCCGTTGATGCCCTTGCCGAAGCCTTCGGCGAGCAGGGCCAGCGCCTTGTTCTCGTCCTGAGTGGTCGTCGACATGCCCAGTTCCATCTTGGACATGGGGATGGCGGCGACGATCAGCAAGGCCAGGCCGGCGATGATGAACGGAATCGGCTTGGACACGATGGCCCGGCCGAACCGCACACCGTTGGTGTCGGTGTCCTCGGAATCCTCGGCGTGCTTGATCCACGGGATCTTCGGCGTGAACGCGAAGCGGCCGAACGCGCCGAGCAGTGCCGGGATGAAGGTGATGGCGGCCAGGACGGCGAGGCCGACGGCGATACCGGCACCGGCGCCCATCTGGGTGACGAACGGCAGCCCGATCACCATCAGCGCGACGACGGCGATGATCACGGTGAGTCCGGCGAACACGACCGCGGAGCCGGCGGTCCCCACCGCACGCCCCACGGCATCCTCTCTGGACCCACCGCGCGCGACCTCGCTTCGGTATCGGGACACGATGAAGAGCGCGTAGTCGATGGACACGGCGATACCGAGCATGGTGACGATGCCGGTGGCCGACTCGTTGATATCCAGGAACTCGGTGCCCAGCGTGAGCAACATGATGGTGATCACGACGGCGAAGACGCCGGTGATCAGCGGGATGAGCGCGGCGACGAGGGCGCCGAAGAACACGATCATCACGATGAACGCGACACCGAAGCCGAGCATCTCGGCGGTGCCGCCGTCTTCGGCGACCGACATCAGCGAGCCGGTGGCCTCCACGTTCAGGCCGCCGACACGGTGTTCGGTGATGATGTCGACGAATGCCTCTTTGTCGGTGATCTCCAGGTCCATGACCTCGGTGGTCTGTTTGACCTGGATCAGGCCCACCTTGCCGTCCTCGCTGAGGACCTGGGCGGAGGCTTCGCCCGGCACGGACAAGGGGTTGACGATGCTCGCCGCGTCCCTGAGGTCGGGCAACTGCTTGAGGCTCGTGACGAGTTTGTCGATCTCGGCGGTGTGTTCGGCGAGGCCGTCGGGAGCCTGCACCAGGATGCTGGTGGAGGACTGCTCCTGCTCCTCGTTGGCCGCCGGGAAGTACTGCTGCATGGTGGTCATCGCGTCGCCGGAG contains:
- a CDS encoding TetR family transcriptional regulator, producing the protein MAASPRRESEGGRRADNDTTATPVLAGEDRRTVGLREKHKIRTRNAIREAAMRLFQEQAYVRTTVEQIAREAEVSHTTFFRYFASKEQVVLNDDLRDAKNDVIAAIPPGLSHFDFVRELIRSIYLLAKNDPWTSNPERMRLIQTEPTLRVSQQLESDRAIYDTIGMMADYLGVDPENPRLRVFAAAVGGVMFHLANERGDHWDDSILTALLDAIDLLEQGLPL
- a CDS encoding MMPL family transporter codes for the protein MASLLFRLGRFSFRHKWWVIAAWVAAMVLVVSLVSALQPKFSKDFELPGTDSGDAMTTMQQYFPAANEEQEQSSTSILVQAPDGLAEHTAEIDKLVTSLKQLPDLRDAASIVNPLSVPGEASAQVLSEDGKVGLIQVKQTTEVMDLEITDKEAFVDIITEHRVGGLNVEATGSLMSVAEDGGTAEMLGFGVAFIVMIVFFGALVAALIPLITGVFAVVITIMLLTLGTEFLDINESATGIVTMLGIAVSIDYALFIVSRYRSEVARGGSREDAVGRAVGTAGSAVVFAGLTVIIAVVALMVIGLPFVTQMGAGAGIAVGLAVLAAITFIPALLGAFGRFAFTPKIPWIKHAEDSEDTDTNGVRFGRAIVSKPIPFIIAGLALLIVAAIPMSKMELGMSTTTQDENKALALLAEGFGKGINGPLLVTVRNADGDVSAAADKAVAHIKTLDDVANARTLSWVGNGTDPKNPNAGADTALISIIPNSGPSDQETHELMEQIRDYKNEVSAAGGTMHVGGLTAILSDMSDKLDKALIPYLIVVVGLAFLIMVGVFRSLWVPLIGTIGFIFSVVAAFGATVAVFQEGWFGLIDDTMPLLSFLPIFLIGVVFGLAMDYQVFMLTRVREEYIHGMTAKEAIIAGYRHGARVVSSAALIMISVFAAFMLAPDTTSKMLGFAMAIAVFFDAIIIRMIVVPAVIALLGDRAWGLPKWLDKLVVDFDIEGGAVRNNGLENLPGDETSPAKAGAPA